A window of Auraticoccus monumenti contains these coding sequences:
- the pheT gene encoding phenylalanine--tRNA ligase subunit beta, with the protein MRAPLGWLRELAALPDDLDARDLAERLIDLGLEVERVEDAGGDVTGPLVVGRVLEATPEPQKNGKTINWCTVDVGGHNPEGEAGRGIVCGAHNFGAGDLVVVALAGAVLPGDFAIAARKTYGHVSDGMICSAAELGLPGGGDGIIVVGDTDDDGRPLVPGQDAATVLHLRDQVLDIAVTPNLGYCFSLRGLAREAAAAYDVEFVDPVDRPFPGELVEGHPVRIETPRCTAFSALTVSGLDAARPTPRWMQRRLQLAGMRPISLAVDVTNYVMLHTGQPLHGYDQRRLQGAVVVRQAAEGERLTTLDGTVRTLVADDVVIADDSGPIGLAGVMGGQHSELADDTSTLVIEAAHFDALSVARTSRRHRLSSEASRRFERGVDPQAGYAAARLAARLLVELGGGALEPAHTVVGDVPDEPQQRLPVDLPSRVLGVEVPAEQVVALLQRGGTVVVPDGEELLLTPPSWRQDLRDPYDWVEEVGRSVGLETIPPVLPVAPPGRGLTASQRARRAVNAALAATGHVEVLSLPFASEADLDRLRVPAEDPRRRLVRVANPLAETSPYLRTTLLPALLAAVARNASRGTPDLAVHEIGSVFLAREDGGVAPRPSVTRRPSDSELAALDAALPEQPRHLAVVLSGDWLPAGVGRPAVPSGWQHAVAAAEAAAREVGLRLGRRAADTAPWHPGRCAALLVGDEVVGHAGELHPSVCEELGVPARTSAMELDLDRLIELAPPGGEVSPLSAFPVAKVDVAVVVEASVPSAEVEAALLAGGGELVESIRLFDVYTSDALGAGRKSLAYALVLRAPDRTLTDAEALAVRNAAVSEAARRHGAELRT; encoded by the coding sequence ATGAGGGCGCCGCTGGGTTGGCTGCGTGAGCTCGCCGCGCTGCCCGACGACCTGGACGCCCGGGACCTGGCCGAGCGGCTGATCGACCTCGGCCTGGAGGTCGAGCGGGTCGAGGACGCCGGTGGCGACGTGACCGGGCCGCTGGTCGTGGGGCGCGTGCTTGAGGCGACCCCGGAGCCGCAGAAGAACGGCAAGACCATCAACTGGTGCACCGTCGACGTCGGCGGGCACAACCCCGAGGGCGAGGCCGGGCGCGGCATCGTCTGCGGCGCCCACAACTTCGGCGCGGGTGACCTGGTGGTGGTCGCGCTGGCCGGTGCGGTGCTCCCGGGTGACTTCGCCATCGCCGCGCGCAAGACCTACGGCCACGTCTCCGACGGCATGATCTGCTCCGCCGCCGAGCTCGGCCTGCCCGGCGGGGGCGACGGCATCATCGTCGTCGGCGACACCGACGACGACGGCCGTCCGCTGGTCCCCGGTCAGGACGCGGCCACCGTTCTGCACCTGCGCGACCAGGTGCTCGACATCGCCGTCACGCCCAACCTGGGCTACTGCTTCTCCCTCCGCGGCCTGGCCCGCGAGGCCGCCGCCGCCTACGACGTGGAGTTCGTGGACCCGGTGGACCGCCCCTTCCCGGGCGAGCTGGTCGAAGGCCACCCGGTGCGGATCGAGACCCCCCGCTGCACCGCCTTCAGCGCGCTCACCGTCTCCGGCCTGGACGCCGCCCGGCCCACCCCGCGCTGGATGCAGCGACGGCTGCAGCTGGCCGGGATGCGCCCGATCTCGCTGGCCGTCGACGTCACCAACTACGTCATGCTGCACACCGGGCAGCCGCTGCACGGCTACGACCAGCGCCGCCTGCAGGGCGCCGTGGTGGTGCGCCAGGCCGCCGAGGGCGAGCGGCTCACCACCCTGGACGGCACCGTGCGCACGCTGGTGGCCGACGACGTGGTGATCGCCGACGACTCCGGACCGATCGGCCTGGCCGGGGTGATGGGCGGCCAGCACAGCGAGCTGGCCGACGACACGAGCACCCTGGTGATCGAGGCGGCCCACTTCGACGCCCTCTCGGTCGCCCGCACCTCGCGCCGCCACCGGCTGTCCAGCGAGGCCTCGCGTCGCTTCGAGCGCGGCGTCGACCCGCAGGCCGGCTACGCCGCCGCCCGGTTGGCGGCCCGGTTGCTGGTGGAGCTGGGCGGGGGCGCCCTCGAGCCGGCGCACACGGTGGTGGGAGACGTCCCCGACGAGCCGCAGCAGCGGCTGCCGGTCGACCTGCCCTCCCGGGTGCTGGGGGTGGAGGTGCCCGCCGAGCAGGTGGTCGCCCTCCTCCAGCGCGGCGGCACGGTGGTGGTGCCCGACGGTGAGGAGCTGCTGCTGACGCCGCCGAGCTGGCGCCAGGACCTGCGCGACCCCTACGACTGGGTCGAGGAGGTCGGTCGGTCGGTCGGGCTGGAGACCATCCCGCCGGTGCTGCCGGTGGCCCCGCCCGGACGCGGGCTGACCGCCTCCCAGCGCGCCCGTCGCGCGGTGAACGCCGCCCTCGCCGCCACCGGGCACGTCGAGGTGCTCAGCCTGCCCTTCGCCTCCGAGGCCGACCTGGACCGTCTCCGGGTGCCGGCCGAGGACCCGCGCCGCCGGCTGGTCCGGGTGGCGAACCCGCTGGCCGAGACCTCGCCGTACCTGCGCACCACGCTGCTGCCCGCCCTGCTGGCCGCGGTGGCGCGCAACGCCAGCCGGGGCACCCCGGACCTGGCCGTGCACGAGATCGGCTCGGTCTTCCTGGCCCGGGAGGACGGCGGGGTGGCTCCGCGTCCGTCGGTGACCCGACGGCCCAGCGACTCCGAGCTGGCCGCGCTCGACGCCGCCCTGCCCGAGCAGCCCCGCCACCTGGCCGTCGTGCTCAGTGGTGACTGGCTGCCGGCCGGCGTCGGACGTCCCGCCGTTCCTTCCGGCTGGCAGCACGCCGTCGCCGCCGCCGAGGCGGCGGCCCGCGAGGTCGGGCTCCGGCTCGGCCGACGGGCCGCGGACACCGCCCCCTGGCACCCCGGCCGCTGCGCCGCGCTGCTGGTCGGGGACGAGGTGGTCGGCCACGCCGGTGAGCTGCACCCCTCCGTCTGCGAGGAGCTCGGCGTCCCCGCCCGGACCAGCGCCATGGAGCTGGACCTGGACCGCCTGATCGAGCTGGCCCCACCGGGCGGGGAGGTCAGCCCGCTGTCCGCCTTCCCGGTGGCCAAGGTGGACGTGGCCGTCGTGGTGGAGGCGAGCGTCCCCTCCGCGGAGGTCGAGGCGGCGCTGCTGGCCGGTGGGGGAGAGCTGGTGGAGTCGATCCGGCTCTTCGACGTCTACACCTCCGACGCGCTGGGAGCGGGGCGGAAGTCGCTGGCCTACGCGCTGGTGCTCCGCGCCCCGGACCGCACGCTGACCGACGCCGAGGCGCTGGCGGTGCGGAACGCCGCGGTGTCCGAGGCCGCCCGGCGGCACGGGGCCGAGCTGCGCACCTGA
- the pheS gene encoding phenylalanine--tRNA ligase subunit alpha encodes MPGPDDHPAAEPVSPLDAEQVERLVQQALAAVAAAGSTAELKTARLAHTGDRSPLALANRAIGTLPGSERKEAGQRVGQARARVNQAVAAREDEVVAAELEARLVAEAVDVTLPTALAPVGAVHPITALMDRMSDVFVSMGWEVAEGPELEAEWLNFDALNFVPDHPARSTADTLFVEPLEHQTLLRTHTSPVQVRSLLTRELPVYVVCPGKVYRADEYDATHLPVFHQIEGLVVDKGITLAHLRGTLEHFARVMFGEGIRTRMRPNYFPFTEPSAEVDLECFVCHGASVGDPDAPCRTCSSEGWIEWGGCGVVNPRVLAACGVDSEVYTGFAFGMGIDRTLMFRNNAADLRDMVEGDVRFSRSLTGTAR; translated from the coding sequence TTGCCAGGGCCAGACGACCACCCCGCCGCCGAGCCGGTGTCCCCGCTGGACGCCGAGCAGGTGGAGCGGCTCGTGCAGCAGGCGCTCGCCGCCGTCGCCGCGGCCGGCTCCACCGCCGAGCTGAAGACCGCGCGCCTGGCCCACACCGGTGACCGCTCCCCGCTGGCCCTGGCCAACCGCGCCATCGGGACGCTGCCCGGCAGCGAGCGCAAGGAGGCCGGTCAGCGCGTCGGCCAGGCCCGGGCCCGGGTCAACCAGGCCGTCGCCGCCCGTGAGGACGAGGTCGTCGCCGCCGAGCTCGAGGCCCGGCTGGTGGCCGAGGCGGTCGACGTCACCCTGCCCACGGCGCTGGCCCCCGTCGGTGCCGTGCACCCGATCACCGCCCTGATGGACCGCATGTCCGACGTCTTCGTCTCGATGGGCTGGGAGGTGGCCGAGGGGCCCGAGCTGGAGGCCGAGTGGCTCAACTTCGACGCCCTCAACTTCGTCCCCGACCACCCGGCCCGCTCCACCGCCGACACGCTGTTCGTCGAGCCGCTGGAGCACCAGACGCTGCTGCGCACCCACACCTCGCCGGTCCAGGTGCGGAGCCTGCTGACCCGCGAGCTCCCGGTCTACGTGGTGTGCCCGGGCAAGGTGTACCGCGCCGACGAGTACGATGCCACCCACCTGCCGGTGTTCCACCAGATCGAGGGGCTCGTGGTCGACAAGGGGATCACCCTCGCCCACCTGCGCGGCACCCTGGAGCACTTCGCCCGGGTGATGTTCGGCGAGGGCATCCGGACCCGGATGCGGCCCAACTACTTCCCCTTCACCGAGCCGTCGGCCGAGGTGGACCTGGAGTGCTTCGTCTGCCACGGCGCCTCGGTGGGCGACCCCGACGCGCCCTGTCGCACCTGCTCCTCCGAGGGCTGGATCGAGTGGGGCGGCTGTGGCGTGGTGAACCCGCGGGTGCTGGCCGCCTGCGGGGTGGACAGCGAGGTCTACACCGGCTTCGCCTTCGGCATGGGCATCGACCGGACGCTGATGTTCCGCAACAACGCGGCAGACCTGCGAGACATGGTGGAGGGTGACGTGCGGTTCAGCCGCTCACTGACGGGGACGGCACGATGA
- a CDS encoding TrmH family RNA methyltransferase — protein MTSRTQPPEGAGPEGLRSARRLLRRRARDTEGRWLVEGRQAVGEALARPGVVQRLFVAAPTLARHLDLVERARQDDVPVVEVGDAELRTLTETVTPQGVVAVTRAVDVPLADALTGSPSLVVLCAQVRDPGNAGTVVRCADAFGADAVVLTDSSVELGNPKVVRASVGSVFHLPISTGVALADAVDACRARGLQVLAADGGAPDRLDELQRDGLLARPTAWLMGNEAWGLPPEDAALADRRVGVPLWGAAESLNLATAAAVCLYTTAAAQRSV, from the coding sequence GTGACCTCCCGCACCCAGCCCCCCGAGGGGGCAGGGCCCGAGGGGTTGCGGTCGGCTCGTCGGCTGCTCCGCCGCCGCGCCCGGGACACCGAGGGCCGCTGGCTGGTGGAGGGGCGCCAGGCGGTGGGTGAGGCCCTGGCCCGTCCCGGGGTGGTGCAGCGGCTCTTCGTGGCCGCCCCCACCCTCGCCCGCCACCTCGACCTGGTCGAGCGGGCGCGCCAGGACGACGTCCCCGTGGTCGAGGTCGGCGACGCCGAGCTGCGCACCCTCACCGAGACCGTGACGCCGCAGGGGGTGGTCGCGGTCACCCGCGCGGTCGACGTCCCGCTCGCCGACGCCCTGACCGGGTCGCCCTCGCTGGTGGTGCTCTGCGCCCAGGTCCGCGACCCCGGCAACGCCGGCACGGTGGTGCGCTGCGCCGACGCCTTCGGGGCCGACGCGGTGGTGCTCACCGACTCCTCGGTCGAGCTCGGCAACCCCAAGGTGGTGCGGGCCAGCGTGGGCAGCGTCTTCCACCTCCCGATCAGCACCGGCGTCGCCCTGGCCGACGCCGTGGACGCCTGCCGGGCGCGCGGGCTGCAGGTCCTGGCCGCCGACGGCGGCGCGCCGGACCGCCTCGACGAGCTCCAGCGCGACGGCCTGCTGGCCCGTCCCACCGCCTGGCTGATGGGCAACGAGGCCTGGGGGCTGCCGCCCGAGGACGCCGCCCTGGCCGACCGCCGGGTGGGGGTCCCGCTGTGGGGCGCCGCCGAGAGCCTCAACCTGGCCACCGCCGCCGCGGTCTGCCTCTACACCACCGCCGCCGCCCAGCGCTCCGTCTGA
- the rplT gene encoding 50S ribosomal protein L20: MARVKRSVNAHKKRREVLEQASGYRGQRSRLYRKAKEQVTHSLVYAYRDRRARKGDFRRLWIQRINAAARAEGMTYNRFISGLATAGVEVDRKMLAELAVSDPAAFATLVEVAKAHQPAAQAA, encoded by the coding sequence ATGGCACGCGTCAAGCGTTCTGTGAACGCCCACAAGAAGCGTCGCGAGGTCCTCGAGCAGGCCTCCGGCTACCGGGGGCAGCGCTCGCGCCTCTACCGCAAGGCCAAGGAGCAGGTCACCCACTCCCTGGTCTACGCCTACCGCGACCGCCGCGCCCGCAAGGGTGACTTCCGCCGGCTCTGGATCCAGCGCATCAACGCCGCCGCCCGCGCGGAGGGGATGACCTACAACCGGTTCATCTCCGGCCTGGCCACCGCCGGCGTCGAGGTCGACCGCAAGATGCTGGCCGAGCTGGCCGTCAGCGACCCCGCCGCCTTCGCGACGCTGGTCGAGGTCGCCAAGGCCCACCAGCCCGCCGCCCAGGCGGCCTGA
- the rpmI gene encoding 50S ribosomal protein L35 → MPKMKTHSGAKKRFKLTGSGKVMHRKAGKMHLNEHKPSTRTRRLNGDAVLAPGDAAKAKKLLGK, encoded by the coding sequence ATGCCGAAGATGAAGACGCACTCCGGTGCCAAGAAGCGGTTCAAGCTGACGGGCTCGGGCAAGGTCATGCACCGCAAGGCGGGCAAGATGCACCTCAACGAGCACAAGCCCTCCACCCGCACCCGCCGTCTGAACGGCGACGCCGTGCTGGCCCCCGGTGACGCCGCCAAGGCCAAGAAGCTGCTGGGCAAGTGA
- the infC gene encoding translation initiation factor IF-3, with product MSTEPRINDRIRVPEVRLVGPAGEQVGVVRIDDALRLARESELDLVEVAPMARPPVAKLMDYGKFKYENAQKARESRKNQTNTVIKEMKLRPKIDSHDYATKKGHVVRFLKAGDKVKITIMFRGREQSKPELGFNLLKQLADDVEEFGFIESTPKQDGRNMLMVLGPHKRKTEARGDLAADRDARMSARKTDLELEEADRAAQRAEHQLQPKKQKKKGPADNMDPDIDL from the coding sequence ATCAGCACCGAACCACGCATCAACGACCGCATCCGCGTCCCCGAGGTCCGACTCGTCGGTCCCGCGGGAGAGCAGGTGGGGGTCGTTCGCATCGATGACGCGCTGCGGCTGGCTCGCGAGTCCGAGCTCGACCTGGTCGAGGTCGCGCCCATGGCGCGCCCCCCGGTCGCGAAGCTCATGGACTACGGCAAGTTCAAGTACGAGAACGCCCAGAAGGCCCGTGAGAGCCGCAAGAACCAGACGAACACGGTCATCAAGGAGATGAAGCTCCGACCGAAGATCGACAGCCACGACTACGCGACCAAGAAGGGTCACGTCGTGCGCTTCCTCAAGGCCGGCGACAAGGTCAAGATCACGATCATGTTCCGAGGTCGTGAGCAGAGCAAGCCCGAGCTGGGCTTCAACCTGCTCAAGCAGCTGGCCGACGACGTCGAGGAGTTCGGCTTCATCGAGTCCACGCCCAAGCAGGACGGGCGGAACATGCTGATGGTGCTGGGGCCGCACAAGCGCAAGACCGAGGCCCGTGGTGACCTGGCCGCCGACCGCGACGCGCGGATGTCGGCCCGTAAGACCGACCTCGAGCTGGAGGAGGCCGACCGCGCCGCCCAGCGCGCGGAGCACCAGCTGCAGCCCAAGAAGCAGAAGAAGAAGGGCCCGGCCGACAACATGGATCCCGACATCGACCTCTGA
- a CDS encoding SseB family protein: MPELPRTLADPLRSFADDSGEAAPGLRESLRRAETEPDEASYLHAVAGLCGARLLTPIVAAGELSADGSDKQAEMSTVMLQDAGGRRAMLVFTGVDAVRAWDRTARPVPATLDKVAEATLAGGAVALLVDLAGPHPLVLEQPVLAELARGRRLVALEDGGFGWMQVAAPPEQP, from the coding sequence ATGCCCGAGCTGCCCCGCACCCTGGCCGACCCGCTGCGCTCCTTCGCCGACGACTCCGGCGAGGCCGCGCCCGGGCTGCGCGAGTCGCTGCGCCGGGCCGAGACCGAGCCCGACGAGGCCTCCTACCTGCACGCGGTGGCCGGTCTGTGCGGGGCCCGGCTGCTCACCCCGATCGTCGCCGCGGGCGAGCTGTCGGCCGACGGCAGCGACAAGCAGGCCGAGATGTCCACCGTGATGCTGCAGGACGCCGGCGGCCGGCGGGCGATGCTCGTGTTCACCGGGGTGGACGCCGTCCGCGCCTGGGACCGCACCGCCCGACCGGTGCCCGCCACCCTGGACAAGGTCGCCGAGGCCACCCTGGCCGGTGGGGCGGTGGCCCTGCTGGTCGACCTCGCCGGCCCGCACCCGCTGGTGCTGGAGCAGCCGGTGCTCGCCGAGCTGGCCCGCGGACGCCGTCTGGTCGCCCTGGAGGACGGCGGGTTCGGCTGGATGCAGGTGGCGGCACCGCCCGAGCAGCCCTGA
- a CDS encoding maltokinase N-terminal cap-like domain-containing protein: MAIIHPATIAPTKQELLATELGGPVEVVGSYRFDDPAGEVGVEGFLVRRDGALRHVLLTYRAAPAEGEGARLVCTMEHSVLGRRWVHDGATDPVALGCLGRAVLGQQEQAVLEIWSDGERVGTREPTLKLSVEPGTDADTGDTTVWINPEPGPSAGTGPVLLASWAGGGPVVLAGLAPTEVG; encoded by the coding sequence ATGGCGATCATCCACCCGGCCACCATCGCGCCGACCAAGCAGGAGCTGCTCGCGACCGAGCTGGGCGGTCCGGTCGAGGTGGTCGGCAGCTACCGGTTCGACGACCCGGCGGGCGAGGTGGGGGTCGAGGGGTTCCTCGTGCGCCGCGACGGTGCGCTGCGGCACGTGCTGCTCACCTACCGTGCGGCCCCGGCCGAGGGCGAGGGAGCACGCCTGGTCTGCACCATGGAGCACTCCGTCCTCGGGCGCCGCTGGGTCCACGACGGCGCCACCGACCCGGTCGCCCTCGGCTGCCTGGGGCGGGCGGTCCTGGGGCAGCAGGAGCAGGCGGTGCTGGAGATCTGGTCCGACGGGGAGCGGGTCGGCACCCGGGAACCGACCCTGAAGCTGAGCGTGGAGCCCGGGACCGACGCGGACACCGGCGACACGACCGTCTGGATCAACCCGGAACCCGGCCCGTCGGCGGGCACCGGTCCGGTGCTGCTCGCCTCGTGGGCCGGGGGTGGACCCGTCGTCCTGGCCGGGCTGGCGCCGACCGAGGTCGGCTAG
- a CDS encoding PH domain-containing protein, which yields MFRPRVLLAFSSVVSVLFVVACLVGWYAIGDVRSQFTGLQVGTLVLFVVWIVGLMMAMALSVVVVEESRLVVRNGVVTRRYAFSDIRAVRYREGDSWAYLELHETGTAGEHLRRQCLAIQRVDGARSQADAARLRDLIRARR from the coding sequence GTGTTCCGGCCGCGGGTGCTGCTGGCCTTCTCCAGCGTGGTCTCGGTGCTCTTCGTGGTCGCCTGCCTCGTCGGCTGGTACGCCATCGGCGACGTCCGGTCCCAGTTCACCGGTCTCCAGGTGGGCACCCTGGTGCTGTTCGTCGTGTGGATCGTCGGGCTGATGATGGCGATGGCGCTCAGCGTGGTCGTGGTCGAGGAGTCCCGGCTGGTGGTGCGCAACGGCGTGGTCACCCGCCGCTACGCCTTCTCCGACATCCGGGCCGTGCGCTACCGCGAGGGCGACTCGTGGGCCTACCTGGAGCTGCACGAGACGGGGACGGCCGGGGAGCACCTGCGACGCCAGTGCCTGGCCATCCAGCGCGTCGACGGCGCCCGCTCCCAGGCCGACGCCGCCCGTCTGCGCGACCTCATCCGCGCCCGGCGCTGA
- the hisG gene encoding ATP phosphoribosyltransferase: MLRVAVPNKGSLAEASAEMLREAGYRQRSDSKELVLVDEANGVEFFYLRPRDIATYVGEGTLDCGLTGRDMLLDSGAQADEVMALGFGASRFRFAAPAGSGLSVDQLGGLRIATSYPGLVRAHLAATGVEARLIRLDGAVESAIRLGVADCIADVVDTGTTLRQAGLELFGEPILTSEAIAIRRSGAADPDGLATLLRRLQGVLVARTYVMMDYDVSAESLERATAVTPGFESPTVAPLAREGWFAVRAMVPRRTAQTIMDDLWEVGARAILVTDIAACRL; encoded by the coding sequence CTGCTCCGCGTCGCCGTCCCGAACAAGGGCTCCCTGGCCGAGGCGTCGGCGGAGATGCTCCGCGAGGCCGGCTACCGCCAGCGCAGCGACAGCAAGGAGCTGGTGCTGGTCGACGAGGCCAACGGCGTGGAGTTCTTCTACCTCCGCCCGCGCGACATCGCCACCTACGTCGGCGAGGGCACCCTGGACTGCGGCCTGACTGGACGCGACATGCTGCTGGACTCCGGTGCCCAGGCCGACGAGGTGATGGCCCTCGGGTTCGGGGCCTCCCGCTTCCGCTTCGCCGCACCGGCCGGTAGCGGGCTGTCGGTCGACCAGCTCGGCGGGCTCCGGATCGCCACCTCCTACCCGGGTCTGGTCCGGGCCCACTTGGCGGCCACCGGTGTCGAGGCCCGGCTGATCCGTCTCGACGGGGCCGTGGAGTCCGCCATCCGGCTCGGGGTCGCGGACTGCATCGCCGACGTCGTGGACACCGGGACCACCCTGCGCCAGGCCGGGCTGGAGCTGTTCGGCGAGCCGATCCTGACCTCGGAGGCGATCGCGATCCGCCGCTCGGGGGCCGCCGACCCCGACGGGCTGGCGACGCTGCTGCGCCGGCTGCAGGGCGTCCTGGTCGCCCGCACCTACGTGATGATGGACTACGACGTGTCGGCCGAGAGCCTGGAGCGCGCCACCGCGGTCACCCCCGGCTTCGAGTCACCGACGGTCGCCCCGCTCGCCCGCGAGGGCTGGTTCGCGGTCCGCGCGATGGTGCCGCGCCGCACGGCGCAGACCATCATGGACGACCTGTGGGAGGTGGGCGCCCGTGCCATCCTCGTCACCGACATCGCCGCCTGCCGGCTCTGA
- a CDS encoding phosphoribosyl-ATP diphosphatase, translated as MTDARRKTFDELFAELQHKAATRPEGSGTVAELDAGVHQIGKKVVEEAAEVWMAAEHQTREEAAEEISQLLYHLQVMMISLDLGLDDVYRHL; from the coding sequence GTGACCGACGCCCGCCGCAAGACCTTCGACGAGCTCTTCGCCGAGCTGCAGCACAAGGCCGCCACCCGTCCCGAGGGCTCGGGCACGGTGGCCGAGCTCGACGCCGGGGTGCACCAGATCGGCAAGAAGGTCGTCGAGGAGGCCGCCGAGGTCTGGATGGCCGCGGAGCACCAGACCCGCGAGGAGGCGGCGGAGGAGATCAGCCAGCTGCTCTACCACCTGCAGGTGATGATGATCAGCCTCGACCTCGGGCTGGACGACGTCTACCGCCACCTCTGA
- the mshC gene encoding cysteine--1-D-myo-inosityl 2-amino-2-deoxy-alpha-D-glucopyranoside ligase: protein MHAWSASSVPTLPAGPADPVLLHDTASGVRAAVGPDPAPAGDSPATARLYVCGITPYDATHMGHANTYVAFDLLHRAWLDRGLDVHYVQNVTDVDDPLLERAAQTGVDWAQLALEQTQLFREDMEALNVLPPRNYVGAVESIPLVSELLATMPGALYQVDDPEHPDWYFSVAEAEGFGEVSGLDAATMATVFGERGGDPGRPGKKDPLDCLVWRMARPGEPSWPSPLGEGRPGWHIECTAIATHFLGTSFDVQGGGSDLVFPHHEMCAAGGEVAFGAPFAQHYVHSGMVGLDGAKMSKSQGNLVLVSRLREQGVDPMAVRLVLLSQHYRSEWSWTPELLAEAEERLGRWREAVGLSSALGADATVAEVRRALRDDLDAPAALAAIDAWASASATIDGDDGEAGPLVTRVADALLGVRL, encoded by the coding sequence ATGCACGCATGGAGCGCCTCGAGCGTCCCGACCCTGCCCGCCGGACCGGCTGACCCGGTCCTCCTGCACGACACCGCCAGCGGTGTGCGCGCGGCGGTGGGTCCGGACCCCGCACCCGCCGGGGACTCCCCGGCCACGGCGCGGCTCTACGTCTGCGGCATCACCCCCTACGACGCCACCCACATGGGCCACGCCAACACCTACGTGGCCTTCGACCTGCTGCACCGGGCCTGGCTGGACCGCGGTCTGGACGTCCACTACGTGCAGAACGTGACCGACGTCGACGACCCGCTGCTGGAGCGCGCCGCGCAGACGGGGGTCGACTGGGCCCAGCTGGCGCTGGAGCAGACCCAGCTCTTCCGCGAGGACATGGAGGCGCTCAACGTCCTCCCGCCGCGCAACTACGTCGGGGCCGTGGAGTCCATCCCGCTGGTCAGCGAGCTGCTGGCCACGATGCCCGGTGCGCTCTACCAGGTGGACGACCCGGAGCACCCGGACTGGTACTTCTCCGTGGCCGAGGCCGAGGGCTTCGGCGAGGTCTCCGGGCTGGACGCCGCCACCATGGCCACCGTCTTCGGCGAGCGCGGCGGCGACCCGGGGCGTCCGGGCAAGAAGGACCCGCTGGACTGCCTGGTCTGGCGGATGGCCCGTCCCGGCGAGCCGTCGTGGCCGAGCCCGTTGGGAGAGGGCCGTCCGGGCTGGCACATCGAGTGCACCGCGATCGCCACCCACTTCCTGGGCACCTCCTTCGACGTCCAGGGCGGCGGCTCGGACCTGGTCTTCCCCCACCACGAGATGTGCGCGGCCGGGGGCGAGGTCGCCTTCGGCGCCCCCTTCGCCCAGCACTACGTGCACAGCGGCATGGTCGGCCTGGACGGGGCCAAGATGTCGAAGTCCCAGGGCAACCTGGTGCTGGTCTCCCGGCTGCGCGAGCAGGGCGTGGACCCGATGGCGGTCCGGCTGGTGCTGCTGTCCCAGCACTACCGCAGCGAGTGGAGCTGGACCCCGGAGCTGCTGGCCGAGGCGGAGGAGCGGCTGGGGCGCTGGCGGGAGGCCGTCGGGCTCTCCTCGGCCCTGGGTGCGGACGCCACGGTGGCGGAGGTGCGGCGTGCCCTGCGTGACGACCTGGACGCCCCCGCCGCGCTGGCCGCGATCGACGCCTGGGCCTCGGCCTCGGCCACCATCGACGGCGACGACGGCGAGGCCGGGCCGCTGGTGACCCGGGTCGCCGACGCCCTGCTCGGGGTGCGGCTGTGA
- a CDS encoding SCO1664 family protein, which produces MPQVPGSVDPLDVDLTAGELELLGRLPTASNGTFLARLVRGEDELLAVYKPLSGERPLWDFPDGTLGLREVAAHVLSRTCGFDVVPCTELVEGPLGLGSLQAWVPGEDPGDDVVDLVPAAEAEQPGWFAVLEGLDATGEEVVVVHADDVRLRRLALFDVVANNADRKGGHIIGHRGRIFGVDHGLTFHPAPKLRTLLWGWADAELDEDERALLERVLDEGLEAVTGLVSTDEVAALRGRTRRLLRRGRMPDVDVDRPAVPWPPF; this is translated from the coding sequence GTGCCCCAGGTCCCCGGGTCGGTGGACCCGCTCGACGTCGACCTGACCGCCGGTGAGCTCGAGCTGCTCGGACGGCTGCCCACCGCCTCCAACGGCACCTTCCTGGCCCGGCTGGTCCGCGGCGAGGACGAGCTGCTGGCGGTCTACAAGCCGCTCTCGGGGGAGCGTCCGCTGTGGGACTTCCCCGACGGCACGCTGGGGCTGCGCGAGGTCGCGGCCCACGTGCTCTCCCGGACCTGCGGCTTCGACGTGGTGCCCTGCACCGAGCTGGTGGAGGGACCCCTGGGGCTGGGGTCCCTGCAGGCCTGGGTGCCCGGTGAGGACCCCGGCGACGACGTGGTCGACCTGGTCCCGGCCGCCGAGGCCGAGCAGCCCGGCTGGTTCGCGGTCCTCGAGGGCCTGGACGCCACCGGGGAGGAGGTCGTCGTGGTGCACGCCGACGACGTCCGCCTGCGCCGGCTGGCCCTCTTCGACGTGGTGGCCAACAACGCCGACCGCAAGGGCGGTCACATCATCGGCCACCGGGGCCGCATCTTCGGGGTCGACCACGGCCTGACCTTCCACCCCGCCCCCAAGCTGCGGACGCTGCTGTGGGGCTGGGCCGACGCCGAGCTGGACGAGGACGAGCGCGCGCTGCTGGAGCGGGTGCTGGACGAGGGCCTCGAGGCCGTCACCGGCCTGGTCAGCACCGACGAGGTCGCGGCCCTGCGCGGGCGGACCCGTCGACTGCTGCGCCGGGGCCGGATGCCCGACGTCGACGTGGACCGCCCCGCGGTGCCCTGGCCGCCCTTCTGA